TGTATGATAGTGGAGTTATAGATATTCAACACCATACATTTGATTTACATAATAGTGGAGATGATATAACATGTGGTAAAGGTATAGATAAAATGACTGATGAAAATATACAAGATTACAGACAAAGGATTACTGGTGATATAGTGAAACTTAAAAATTTGATTGAAAAGAAAGTAGGAAATGAAGTTATAGTGTTTACCTATCCTTATGGCATATATAATGATATTTCAGAAGAGCTTATAAAGGAATTAGGCTTTAAAGTATCTTTAACTGTAGAAGATGGGGTTTCAGATTTTTCTAATGGACTTTATTTATTAAAGAGAATAAATATGTCGCATTATGAACCAAGCGTTAAATTAATGAAAAAAATATTACGATTAGATAGAAGAAATGAACAAGTTCCTTTTGAAGATATAAAAAATCAAAGGGAAAGAATAAGAAAGCTAGAACAGTTGCTTGAACTACAAGTTGATTAACATAGTACATAAAGTTTTTTTATTCCCCTATAAGCATTTAAAAGACATGTATATACATTGTATAGCTTGTCAATAATACAGATAAAACACTTATAGGGGGAATAGAAAATGGAAGAAACAACTTTGTATAAAAAGGATAAAAAAATAAAGGATACTAACAATTTTAAAGAGTTTATTGTAAATATAAG
The nucleotide sequence above comes from Caldisalinibacter kiritimatiensis. Encoded proteins:
- a CDS encoding polysaccharide deacetylase family protein; the encoded protein is MSQNIIEENKINEVEKNEHSIQQLQNISNSSIIDTQIPILMYHHISENPEKWNYSTISPLKFKEDMLYLKVLNYNTINFLDYINFEQNGIPLPENPIIITFDDGYLSNYKYVYPILKQLDMKATISIVGWSVGRKYHKDGATPIKEHFTWEQAKEMYDSGVIDIQHHTFDLHNSGDDITCGKGIDKMTDENIQDYRQRITGDIVKLKNLIEKKVGNEVIVFTYPYGIYNDISEELIKELGFKVSLTVEDGVSDFSNGLYLLKRINMSHYEPSVKLMKKILRLDRRNEQVPFEDIKNQRERIRKLEQLLELQVD